Proteins from a single region of Segatella copri:
- a CDS encoding site-specific DNA-methyltransferase: MTLYEQKFRDILAEILQLDQAELDFGIYRIMNQKRKDIEAFLNNRLVPEVTKILKAQTAAGTDISAMENEVFSHLAKFFSRYYEGGDFISKRRYKDDAYAIPYSGEEVKLYWANADQYYIKTSEYFKNYSFVLPTSRRKVHFVLRDADTEQNNKAANNMERRFQLCEEDCIAEEDGELNIFFTYELMPKTTKQDALIKDAEAKIISSFVEGKYADFAELVNEKVPTEKNKERTLLMKHLQDYTAKNNFDYFIHKDLGGFLRRELDFYIKNEVMFLDDLDATHIMEHLAQVKAIKLVGEKIITFLAQLEDFQKRLWLKKKFVVGCDYCITLDRIPRTLYPEIIANDEQRKEWVRLFAIDEIKGDMMTEGYSEPLTEKFLEDNPFLVLDTKFFSAEFKHKLVGSMENVDEECNGLLINSENFQALELLLEKYREAVKCVYIDPPYNTGKGDFYYKDNFQDSSWLTMMNERLTLAKSYLSSKSVLLMNMDEHEISNSEILASNVLEKNNDLGTIVWDKRNPKGDSKGIAYQHEYILTYAKDAAALAETCKVQRPKRNAELILSKAKQLFSKKSETYTLDDINKDFIKWINSQVGFSGGERAYNSIDENGDVYRAVSMAWPNKKQAPKEYFIPLIHPKTNKPCPVPARGWRNPPQTMRELMDKGQILFGINETTQPTRKYLLRENMYENIPSLVYYGGSDTDMLHNMAIPFDTPKVTDLGKEHIASFTDKDSLVFDFFAGSGTYGHSVIKLNKEDGGHRKFILCDMADYFKNVLKPRIEKVIYSEDWKDGKPVSRKGISQCFKYIRLEQYEDTLNNLQPKNQRLDFDNENGKGDFEETYFLRYMLDTETKGDLFNLEWFKNPFAMSIKTTKDNELVDTHVDMVETFNYLIGLNVETLRYPKDGYCVVEGTTHIGNERTLVIWRNCNKVSNEDLNEFFRKQAYCTTDSEFDKIYVNGDTTLPNIKTDEEHWKVVLIEEEFKKRMFE; this comes from the coding sequence ATGACACTATACGAACAGAAATTTAGAGATATACTTGCAGAAATACTGCAACTCGACCAAGCCGAACTCGACTTTGGTATATATCGCATTATGAATCAGAAGCGTAAGGATATCGAGGCGTTCTTGAACAATCGCCTTGTTCCTGAAGTTACAAAGATTTTGAAGGCTCAAACTGCGGCAGGAACTGATATTTCTGCCATGGAGAATGAGGTGTTTTCTCATTTGGCTAAATTCTTTAGTCGTTATTATGAGGGTGGCGATTTTATCTCTAAACGTCGCTATAAGGACGATGCCTATGCCATTCCTTATAGCGGAGAGGAAGTGAAGTTGTATTGGGCAAATGCCGACCAGTATTACATCAAGACTTCTGAGTATTTCAAGAATTACTCGTTCGTGTTGCCGACCAGCCGTCGTAAGGTACACTTTGTTCTTCGTGATGCGGATACAGAGCAGAACAACAAGGCTGCCAACAATATGGAGCGCCGTTTCCAACTTTGTGAAGAGGACTGTATCGCAGAGGAAGATGGTGAGCTAAACATCTTCTTTACTTATGAGCTGATGCCGAAGACCACCAAGCAGGATGCACTTATCAAGGATGCTGAGGCTAAGATTATTTCTTCGTTTGTAGAAGGAAAATATGCCGACTTTGCTGAGTTGGTTAACGAAAAGGTGCCAACAGAAAAGAATAAGGAACGCACTTTGCTGATGAAGCATCTGCAAGACTATACGGCAAAGAACAATTTTGATTATTTCATCCACAAAGACTTGGGTGGTTTCCTTCGTAGAGAACTTGATTTCTATATCAAAAACGAGGTGATGTTTTTGGATGATTTGGATGCCACTCATATCATGGAGCATTTGGCACAAGTGAAAGCCATCAAGTTGGTAGGAGAGAAGATTATCACCTTCCTTGCCCAGCTCGAAGACTTCCAAAAGAGGTTGTGGCTCAAGAAAAAGTTTGTAGTCGGTTGTGATTATTGTATAACACTCGACCGAATTCCTCGTACCCTTTACCCAGAGATTATTGCTAATGATGAGCAGCGTAAAGAATGGGTTCGCCTCTTTGCCATTGATGAAATCAAAGGGGATATGATGACCGAGGGCTATAGTGAGCCATTAACAGAAAAGTTCCTGGAAGACAATCCTTTCCTTGTGCTTGACACTAAGTTCTTTAGTGCCGAGTTCAAGCATAAACTCGTGGGGAGCATGGAGAATGTGGATGAGGAGTGTAACGGATTGCTGATTAATAGTGAGAACTTCCAGGCTTTGGAGCTGTTGCTGGAGAAGTATAGAGAGGCTGTTAAGTGCGTTTATATAGATCCGCCGTATAATACAGGGAAGGGAGATTTCTATTATAAAGATAATTTTCAAGATTCAAGTTGGTTGACAATGATGAATGAGAGATTAACCTTGGCAAAGTCTTATCTTTCCAGTAAATCTGTCCTACTGATGAATATGGATGAGCATGAAATCTCCAATTCTGAAATATTGGCTTCGAATGTCTTGGAAAAGAATAATGATTTAGGTACAATCGTATGGGATAAACGTAATCCAAAAGGAGATTCAAAAGGAATTGCTTACCAACATGAGTACATATTAACCTATGCTAAGGATGCGGCAGCATTGGCTGAGACTTGTAAGGTTCAACGACCAAAGCGTAATGCAGAATTGATTCTTTCAAAGGCAAAGCAATTATTTTCTAAAAAGTCTGAAACTTATACATTAGATGATATAAACAAGGATTTTATTAAATGGATAAATTCGCAAGTTGGCTTTAGTGGAGGCGAAAGGGCGTATAATTCAATAGATGAGAATGGAGATGTCTATCGTGCGGTATCTATGGCATGGCCAAATAAGAAACAAGCTCCAAAAGAATATTTCATTCCTTTAATTCATCCAAAGACGAATAAACCGTGTCCTGTTCCTGCAAGAGGATGGCGCAATCCACCACAGACAATGAGAGAATTAATGGATAAAGGTCAAATTCTTTTTGGAATAAATGAGACAACTCAACCAACGAGGAAATACTTACTTCGTGAGAACATGTATGAGAATATACCGTCTTTGGTTTATTATGGAGGTTCAGATACTGATATGCTTCATAATATGGCTATTCCTTTCGATACACCAAAAGTAACAGACTTAGGTAAAGAGCATATTGCTTCTTTTACTGATAAAGATTCTCTCGTTTTTGATTTCTTTGCAGGGTCTGGAACATATGGGCATTCTGTCATAAAACTAAATAAAGAAGATGGTGGGCATCGTAAATTTATTCTTTGTGATATGGCCGATTATTTTAAAAACGTACTAAAGCCTCGCATCGAAAAAGTAATCTATTCCGAGGATTGGAAGGATGGCAAGCCTGTTTCCCGTAAAGGCATTTCTCAATGCTTCAAGTACATCCGTCTGGAGCAATATGAGGATACCCTAAATAATTTGCAGCCAAAGAACCAGCGACTCGACTTCGATAACGAGAATGGCAAGGGCGATTTCGAGGAAACCTATTTCCTTCGTTATATGCTCGATACAGAAACCAAGGGAGATCTCTTCAACCTGGAATGGTTTAAGAATCCGTTTGCCATGTCTATCAAGACAACCAAGGATAATGAGTTGGTAGATACCCATGTTGATATGGTGGAAACCTTCAACTACCTTATCGGTCTGAATGTAGAGACGCTCCGTTATCCTAAGGATGGCTACTGTGTGGTGGAAGGAACTACCCATATCGGCAATGAGCGAACTCTCGTGATTTGGAGAAACTGCAACAAGGTGAGCAACGAAGACTTGAATGAATTCTTCCGTAAGCAAGCCTACTGTACCACAGACTCAGAGTTCGATAAGATTTATGTAAATGGTGATACTACATTACCGAATATCAAGACGGATGAGGAGCATTGGAAAGTAGTACTCATTGAGGAAGAATTTAAGAAGAGAATGTTTGAATAG
- a CDS encoding SNF2-related protein, whose protein sequence is MKQEIPYSSAQLLYYAWQLSRNRGGADDDKLTGVLSEARVDLNPHQVMAALFAFQSPFSKGVILADEVGLGKTIEAGIVISQFWAERKRRILIVAPATLRRQWSMELEEKFFLDSFILEKKKGISLDHLSDGKQIYICSYQFASRQAEILSRTHWDLVVYDEAHKLRNVYKSTPSMASRLKSAFSDSHKLLLTATPLQNNIEELYGLVSIIDDHYFGDLKSFKAQYCYSNKNDDIAFGDLRRRLRPIVHRTLRKQVTEYVKYTSRIPMAQEYYPAVEEQKLYNQISEYLRRDDTYGLPTSQRQLITLIFRKLMSSSTFAIGYTLKTLIDRLQTKIAPYSADKQQGWYGEDEKIAMVAEDMLGDDWDEWNEQDENEQEGEILTSDEIEGIKDEIKELQRLYDLANSISSNKKGDCLLSALHTGFQKMEELGANRKALIFTESTRTQLYLKQLLEENGYMGKIVLFNGSNNDETSRKIYKAWKERNIGTSAFTPSLSANKRQAIVDYFRDEAEIMIATEAASEGINLQFCSLIVNYDLPWNPQRVEQRIGRCHRYGQKNDVVVFNFINKANAADVRVFQLLSEKFHLFDGVFGSSDEVLGSIESGVDFEKRMLNIYQQCRTPEEINAAFDQIQQEMDASIKATMQDTRKQLLENFDEDVVGLLKIRQGKDMGNLNKFHRWLWTITIATLGKENVEVVDETNLVFRLKHNPYPDVAAECGMYQITTLQSQYINYRLSHPLAQKVIALCKQNIQSQQNLLFDYSLYRYKVADIEQCAYESGWLQAHLVSFISEGQQEQHIVLTALAEDGTALGQEFAEKLLNVPTISTGNVRVQEEASQKLASQYDNRRAALTVQIEERNKALLDAEIQHIEKWAEDQQLTLENELKDIKAKIKEKKRLLSRSENAQQTLTLEKELNTLTRQQKRKRAEIFNLEDEIEEKRDGMIDKVKAFIQQHITEEELFCVHWALKK, encoded by the coding sequence GTTGCTCCAGCTACCCTTCGCCGACAGTGGAGCATGGAGCTGGAGGAAAAGTTCTTTCTGGATTCTTTTATTCTCGAAAAGAAAAAAGGGATTTCTTTAGACCATCTTTCCGATGGCAAGCAAATCTATATCTGCTCTTATCAGTTTGCTTCCAGACAAGCCGAAATCTTGTCGCGCACTCATTGGGACCTGGTGGTTTATGATGAGGCTCATAAACTGCGCAATGTTTATAAGTCAACCCCTTCGATGGCTTCCCGTCTGAAATCAGCTTTTTCTGATAGTCATAAACTCCTCCTTACCGCCACTCCGCTTCAGAATAACATTGAGGAATTATATGGTCTGGTAAGTATCATCGATGACCATTACTTTGGTGACTTGAAGAGTTTCAAGGCTCAGTATTGCTATAGTAACAAAAACGATGATATTGCTTTTGGTGATCTTCGCAGGCGTCTTCGCCCCATCGTGCATCGCACGCTTCGCAAACAGGTTACGGAGTATGTGAAATATACTTCCCGTATCCCGATGGCGCAGGAATATTATCCTGCCGTTGAAGAGCAGAAACTCTATAATCAAATCAGCGAGTATCTTCGCCGGGATGATACTTACGGATTACCAACCAGTCAACGTCAGTTGATTACACTGATATTCCGCAAACTCATGTCTTCCTCAACCTTTGCCATCGGCTATACGCTCAAAACGCTTATTGATCGTTTGCAGACCAAGATAGCTCCTTATTCAGCCGATAAACAGCAAGGCTGGTATGGAGAAGATGAAAAAATAGCTATGGTTGCCGAAGATATGTTGGGCGATGATTGGGATGAATGGAATGAGCAGGATGAGAACGAACAGGAAGGAGAAATCCTTACTTCCGATGAGATAGAAGGTATCAAGGATGAAATCAAGGAACTCCAACGTCTATATGATCTAGCCAATAGTATCAGTAGCAATAAAAAAGGTGATTGCCTCTTGTCGGCACTCCATACCGGCTTTCAGAAGATGGAAGAGTTGGGAGCCAACCGCAAAGCATTGATATTCACGGAAAGTACCCGTACCCAGCTCTATCTGAAACAGCTTTTAGAAGAGAATGGTTATATGGGCAAGATAGTCCTCTTCAATGGTTCCAACAATGATGAAACTTCCCGGAAGATATATAAGGCATGGAAAGAGCGGAATATAGGCACATCAGCCTTTACCCCTTCTTTGTCGGCAAACAAGCGCCAGGCTATTGTAGATTATTTCAGAGACGAAGCCGAAATCATGATTGCTACCGAGGCGGCATCAGAAGGTATCAACCTTCAGTTTTGTTCACTTATCGTAAATTACGATTTGCCGTGGAATCCTCAAAGGGTGGAACAGCGCATAGGTAGATGCCATCGTTATGGACAGAAGAATGATGTTGTGGTTTTCAACTTCATCAACAAGGCAAATGCAGCTGATGTGCGTGTGTTCCAACTGCTTTCTGAGAAATTCCATCTCTTTGATGGTGTCTTCGGTTCCAGTGATGAGGTGCTGGGCAGCATCGAGTCGGGTGTTGACTTTGAGAAGCGGATGCTCAACATCTATCAGCAGTGCCGTACTCCTGAAGAAATCAATGCTGCTTTCGACCAGATTCAGCAAGAGATGGATGCAAGTATCAAGGCAACGATGCAAGATACCCGCAAGCAACTGCTTGAAAACTTTGATGAGGATGTGGTGGGACTGCTGAAGATTCGCCAAGGCAAGGATATGGGAAATCTGAATAAGTTCCATCGCTGGCTTTGGACGATAACCATTGCTACGCTTGGTAAGGAGAATGTAGAAGTGGTAGATGAAACCAATCTCGTCTTTCGCTTGAAGCACAATCCTTATCCTGATGTGGCAGCAGAATGCGGCATGTATCAGATAACTACGCTGCAATCGCAATACATCAATTATCGTTTGTCGCATCCTTTGGCTCAAAAGGTCATTGCTTTGTGTAAGCAGAATATACAAAGCCAGCAGAATCTCCTCTTCGATTATAGCCTATATCGTTATAAGGTGGCAGATATAGAACAATGTGCTTATGAAAGTGGATGGCTTCAGGCTCATCTTGTTTCTTTTATATCCGAAGGGCAACAGGAACAGCACATTGTGCTGACGGCACTTGCGGAAGATGGAACGGCTTTGGGGCAGGAGTTTGCTGAAAAACTATTGAATGTTCCAACGATAAGTACCGGAAATGTTCGTGTGCAGGAGGAAGCAAGCCAGAAGTTGGCTTCCCAGTATGATAACCGGCGAGCAGCCTTGACCGTTCAGATAGAAGAACGAAACAAGGCTTTGCTTGATGCTGAAATCCAGCATATCGAGAAGTGGGCAGAAGATCAGCAGCTCACTTTGGAGAATGAACTGAAAGACATCAAGGCTAAAATCAAGGAGAAGAAAAGACTTTTGAGTCGTTCGGAGAATGCACAGCAAACATTGACCCTGGAAAAGGAATTGAATACCCTTACTCGTCAGCAGAAGCGTAAGCGAGCCGAAATCTTTAATCTGGAAGATGAGATAGAGGAGAAGCGAGACGGAATGATTGATAAAGTGAAGGCATTTATCCAGCAGCATATTACAGAAGAAGAACTCTTCTGCGTGCATTGGGCATTAAAGAAATGA